A portion of the Saccharomyces paradoxus chromosome XV, complete sequence genome contains these proteins:
- a CDS encoding uncharacterized protein (similar to YOR385W) encodes MRGFSSQNLSDDDNYKIEKTQRKTIPERLHFNRERNMPIASIFGTRGYFVFSSEQSYDKFKQTNFNISVLDAEGVGVPLFHIIQSYNVLGRFTRSSPDFYVYKYILRRVQDPPLYSECKVICEDKVFRLCEVLCCEIYASQGFFETKYDFFFPSKTHPVKKHQVIRQSSMRDLYSTLDGMRFRWHVKFYSDHFRLMYLDESLSLSNSGQKERQEQNQRKMKAPDFIIGHYTRTFSDVLPRATSKCSNLIIGEQSRPDSLGITSVPELTEEFACQGALIHYLLHIERERDKNRKRNINRMW; translated from the coding sequence ATGCGTGGCTTCAGTAGTCAAAATTTaagtgatgatgacaattataaaattgaaaagactCAACGGAAAACAATTCCCGAACGTCTCCATTTTAAcagagaaagaaatatgcCTATTGCCAGTATATTCGGGACTAGAGGATATTTCGTATTTTCAAGTGAGCAATCCTATGACAAATTTAAACAGACGAACTTTAATATCAGTGTTCTAGATGCGGAAGGTGTTGGTGTTCCTCTTTTTCATATTATCCAAAGTTATAACGTTTTAGGCAGATTCACTCGGAGCTCGCCGGATTTTTATGTCTACAAGTACATTTTACGAAGAGTGCAGGACCCGCCTTTATACTCTGAATGCAAGGTTATTTGCGAAGATAAGGTTTTTCGTTTATGCGAAGTATTGTGTTGTGAAATTTACGCCAGCCaaggattttttgaaactaaatacgatttcttctttccttctaAAACTCATCCTGTCAAGAAGCATCAAGTAATTAGACAAAGTAGCATGCGAGATCTATATTCCACCTTGGATGGTATGCGATTTCGTTGGCATGTGAAATTCTATAGCGATCATTTTCGGTTGATGTACTTAGATGAGAGCCTCAGTTTATCAAACAGTGGCCAGAAGGAAAGGCAAGAAcaaaaccaaagaaaaatgaaggcTCCAGATTTTATAATTGGCCATTATACAAGGACTTTTTCCGACGTACTCCCCAGAGCCACATCAAAATGCTCCAACCTTATTATTGGAGAACAGTCACGACCAGACTCTCTCGGTATCACTTCTGTTCCAGAATTGACTGAGGAATTTGCTTGTCAGGGGGCTTTAATCCATTATCTGCTGCATATAGAACGAGAAAGAGacaaaaatagaaaaagaaacataaACAGAATGTGGTGA
- the FRE5 gene encoding putative ferric-chelate reductase (ferric reductase with similarity to Fre2p~similar to YOR384W), whose translation MLFARLILLLAYLAPGSLAKPASTKKRTQWDQIAIDACAKELESHKFDTDVKGRHASLCTYEPALGSWLHCAKDVLDSRKKNRKIFEKTFSKINQYCHDYHKDEDVSNEEYYRILANASLFIRPLDEVKENIRYPVTPDKASLDRWVWAYFGPLDNIDKGNVYGVTICLYWIGVLFIAAVYHFLNFSRLKQTVFKNKVSAFLRGHYVLPALVHNHAMSVGRWFFIGLVPTRLETLVLFGYVLLHGFLLSSYNFDHNELLSDRRSQVLIFLSDRAGILAFAHFPLIVLFGGKNSTMTWLTGIRYTAFITYHKWLGRFMLIDCAIHAIGYTYHAYIENYWKYVKYSDLWTSGRHAMIIVGVLVFFSFFFFRRHYYELFVITHIILAIGFFHACWRHCYKLGWGEWIMACALFWIGDRFLRLIKIAIFGMPWAKLKLCGESMIEVRVSKSSKWWKAKAGQYIYLYFLKPKIFWQSHPFTVMDSLVEDGELVVVITVKNGLTKKLQEYLLQSDGYTEMRVLAEGPYGQSTRTHLFESLLFIAGGAGVPGPLSMAIKAGRQVKSNDAYQTIKFVWSVRNLELLEVYHKEIMVLKELNVDTKICFTGERKDESSVEEGAAANMNTEGRLLTTSKSAEIITDFGRPNIDEAIEDAVSGAKSLLVTCCGSEGFVDKTRELTAKKVLENGDKWIEYVEEFQNW comes from the coding sequence ATGCTTTTCGCTAGATTAATACTGTTATTGGCGTACTTAGCACCAGGTTCTTTAGCAAAACCGGCTTCAACTAAGAAAAGAACGCAATGGGACCAGATAGCAATTGACGCTTGTGCTAAAGAATTGGAATCGCATAAGTTTGACACGGACGTTAAAGGTCGGCACGCTTCTCTTTGTACTTATGAACCAGCACTAGGCTCTTGGTTACATTGCGCGAAAGATGTTCTCGACagtagaaagaaaaatagaaagaTATTCGAAAAAACGTTTAGTAAAATTAATCAGTATTGCCACGATTATCACAAAGATGAGGACGTCAGTAATGAGGAGTATTATCGAATTTTAGCCAATGCATCCCTTTTTATCCGGCCTCTTGATGAGgtaaaggaaaatataCGATATCCCGTCACTCCCGATAAAGCCTCTCTAGATAGGTGGGTATGGGCCTATTTTGGGCCCTTGGATAATATAGACAAAGGAAATGTTTATGGAGTGACGATTTGCTTATACTGGATAGGAGTTCTGTTTATTGCAGCTGTATATCACTTCTTGAACTTTTCTCGACTTAAACAAACGGTGTTCAAAAACAAGGTGTCTGCTTTCTTAAGAGGCCACTATGTTCTCCCAGCACTTGTTCATAACCACGCTATGTCTGTGGGAAGATGGTTTTTCATCGGTCTAGTCCCTACCAGGTTGGAGACGCTTGTCCTATTCGGTTACGTTTTGTTGCACGGGTTCTTGCTGAGTAGTTACAATTTTGACCATAATGAGCTGCTCAGTGATCGCAGAAGCCAAGTACTTATCTTCCTTTCCGACAGGGCAGGGATCTTGGCATTCGCGCACTTTCCTTTGATAGTACTCTTTGGTGGTAAAAACAGCACAATGACTTGGCTGACAGGTATACGATATACCGCATTCATAACCTACCACAAATGGTTAGGAAGATTCATGCTAATAGATTGTGCGATCCATGCAATAGGATACACCTACCATGCATACATAGAAAATTACTGGAAATACGTGAAATACAGTGATCTATGGACGTCCGGAAGGCATGCCATGATCATTGTTGGAGTGCTTGTGTTTTTTtcgttcttcttctttagaCGGCATTATTACGAATTATTTGTTATTACACACATCATCCTAGCAATAGGATTTTTCCACGCATGCTGGAGACACTGCTATAAACTTGGATGGGGTGAATGGATAATGGCGTGTGCACTGTTTTGGATCGGTGACCGTTTTCTGCGGCTAATAAAGATTGCAATTTTTGGAATGCCATGGGCTAAATTGAAGCTGTGCGGTGAGTCCATGATAGAAGTGAGAGTTTCAAAAAGCTCTAAATGGTGGAAAGCCAAGGCTGGCCAATATATCTATCTGTACTTTTTaaaaccaaaaatattCTGGCAATCACATCCGTTCACGGTCATGGATTCTTTGGTTGAAGATGGAGAGTTGGTAGTTGTGATAACGGTCAAAAATGGGTTGaccaaaaaattgcaaGAATACCTTTTACAGAGCGACGGGTACACGGAAATGCGAGTATTAGCAGAAGGACCGTACGGACAAAGCACGCGAACACATTTATTTGAAAGCCTCCTATTTATTGCTGGAGGGGCGGGCGTTCCTGGACCTCTGTCGATGGCAATAAAGGCTGGTCGGCAGGTCAAAAGTAACGATGCTTATCAAACGATCAAGTTTGTGTGGAGTGTACGGAACCTTGAACTCTTGGAAGTGTATCACAAGGAGATAATGGTGCTGAAAGAGTTGAACGTAGACACAAAAATTTGCTTTACAGGAGAGCGTAAAGATGAATCGAGTGTGGAAGAGGGTGCAGCTGCTAATATGAATACGGAAGGCAGGCTGCTGACGACATCGAAATCAGCGGAAATTATTACTGATTTTGGACGACCAAATATCGATGAAGCAATTGAAGATGCAGTAAGTGGCGCGAAATCGTTACTGGTCACCTGTTGCGGATCAGAAGGGTTTGTGGACAAGACGAGAGAGTTGAcagcaaaaaaagttcttgaaaatGGTGACAAATGGATAGAATACGTAGAAGAGTTCCAAAACTGGTAG
- the FIT3 gene encoding Fit3p (Mannoprotein that is incorporated into the cell wall~similar to YOR383C), with protein sequence MKFSSAFVLSAVAATALAESITTTITATKNGHVYTKTVTQDATFVWGGEGSYASSTSAAESSAAETSAAETSAAETSATTTSAVTSAAETSSAAETSADEGSGSSITTTITATKNGHVYTKTVTQDATFVWTGEGSNTWSPSSTSTSSEAATSSASTTATTTVETSSSATSSSTAQLSSYTGAADAITAGTGLMGAALAAVMLL encoded by the coding sequence atgaaattttcttccgCTTTTGTCCTATCCGCTGTTGCCGCTACTGCCCTTGCTGAGAGTATCACTACTACCATTACTGCCACCAAGAACGGTCACGTCTACACCAAGACTGTTACTCAAGACGCTACTTTTGTCTGGGGTGGTGAAGGCTCTTACGCTAGTAGTACTTCTGCTGCCGAATCTTCTGCCGCCGAAACTTCTGCCGCTGAAACTTCTGCCGCTGAAACCTCCGCTACTACCACTTCTGCTGTGACCTCTGCTGCTGAGACCTCTTCTGCTGCTGAAACTTCTGCTGATGAAGGATCTGGTTCTAGTATCACTACTACCATCACTGCTACCAAGAACGGTCACGTTTACACCAAGACTGTCACCCAAGACGCTACTTTTGTCTGGACTGGTGAAGGTAGCAACACTTGGTCTCCAAGTAGCACCTCTACCAGCTCAGAAGCTGCTACCTCCTCTGCTTCAACCACTGCAACCACCACTGTTgaaacttcttcttccgctACATCCTCTAGCACCGCTCAACTATCTAGTTACACTGGTGCTGCTGATGCCATCACCGCTGGTACTGGTTTGATGGGTGCTGCTCTTGCTGCTGTCATGTTATTGTAA
- the FRE3 gene encoding ferric-chelate reductase (Ferric reductase~similar to YOR381W), giving the protein MHWVLLFGTILLFRLPGAGASPAKTKMYGKLPLVLTDACMGVLSEVTWEYSSDDLYASPACTYEPALQSMLYCIYESLNEKGYSNKTFEKTFAAIKEDCAYYTDSLQNMTNTDFYNMLNNGTKHIVQYAEGSANITYPIEIDSQVRENYYYSYHGFYANYDIGHTYGGIICAYFVGVMILASILHYMSYTPFKTALFKQRLVRYVRRYLTLPTIWGKHASSFSHLKVFTGYLPTRFEGVIILGYLVLHTVFLAYGYQYDPYNLIFDSRREQVARYVADRSGVLAFAHFPLIALFAGRNNFLEFISGVKYTSFIMFHKWLGRMMFLDAMIHGAAYTSYAVFYKDWEVSKEETYWQFGVAALCIAGVIVFFSLAMFRKFFYEAFLFLHIVLGALFFYTCWEHVVELSGIEWIYAAIAIWIIDRLIRILRVSYFGFPKASLQLVGDDIIRVTVERPARLWKAKPGQYVFVSFIHPLYFWQSHPFTVLDSIIKDGELIIILKEKKGVTRLVKKYVHRNGGKASMRLAIEGPYGSSSAVNYYDNVLLLTGGTGLPGPIAHAIKLGKTSAAAGKQSVKLVVAVRGFDVLEAYKPELMCLENMNVQLHIYNTMQVPPLTPNDSLDISQQDEKADGKGTVMATTLEKSPNPFEFDGAVFHHGRPNVEKLLHQAADLNGSLAVVCCGPPVFVDEVRDQTAKIVLEKPAKAIEYFEEYQSW; this is encoded by the coding sequence ATGCATTGGGTCCTCCTTTTTGGTACTATTCTGCTATTCCGCCTGCCAGGAGCAGGCGCCTCCCCGGCTAAGACAAAAATGTATGGCAAGTTACCGCTAGTTTTAACAGACGCCTGCATGGGAGTTCTCAGCGAAGTGACCTGGGAGTATAGCAGCGATGATTTATATGCATCACCAGCATGTACATATGAACCGGCATTACAGTCAATGCTGTACTGTATTTACGAATCattgaatgaaaaaggTTATTCAAACAAGacctttgaaaaaacatTCGCTGCTATCAAGGAAGATTGCGCATATTATACTGACAGCCTTCAGAATATGACTAATACTGATTTCTACAATATGCTGAATAACGGAACAAAGCATATAGTGCAATATGCTGAAGGTAGCGCCAATATTACGTACCCAATTGAGATAGATTCCCAAGTAAGGGAAAATTACTATTACTCTTACCATGGTTTCTACGCCAACTATGACATTGGTCATACATATGGTGGTATTATTTGCGCCTATTTTGTGGGTGTTATGATTCTTGCCAGCATTCTTCATTATATGAGTTACACTCCGTTTAAAACTGCCTTATTTAAACAAAGACTTGTCAGATATGTGAGAAGATATTTGACGCTACCTACCATCTGGGGTAAGCACGCGTCGAGCTTTTCTCACCTTAAAGTTTTCACAGGGTACCTTCCCACACGATTTGAAGGTGTCATTATACTTGGATACCTTGTCCTTCATACAGTTTTCCTGGCATACGGCTATCAGTATGATCCTTACAATTTAATCTTCGACTCTCGTAGAGAACAGGTTGCTCGATACGTGGCCGATAGAAGTGGGGTCCTGGCATTTGCACACTTTCCCCTAATAGCTCTTTTTGCAGGAAGAAACAATTTTCTAGAATTTATCTCTGGCGTGAAATATACCTCTTTCATTATGTTTCATAAATGGCTGGGAAGAATGATGTTTTTAGATGCTATGATTCATGGTGCTGCTTATACCAGTTATGCAGTATTCTATAAAGATTGGGAAGTGAGCAAGGAAGAGACATATTGGCAATTTGGAGTAGCTGCCCTTTGTATAGCTGgtgttattgtttttttttccttggcAATGTTCagaaaattcttttatGAAGCtttcttatttcttcatattGTGCTTGGCGCATTGTTCTTTTATACGTGTTGGGAGCACGTCGTAGAGCTGAGTGGTATCGAATGGATATACGCTGCCATTGCTATTTGGATTATTGATAGGCTCATTCGAATTCTAAGAGTATCATATTTCGGTTTCCCTAAGGCCTCGTTGCAGCTAGTTGGAGATGACATCATCCGAGTTACAGTCGAAAGGCCAGCAAGACTATGGAAAGCCAAACCAGGACAATATGTCTTCGTGTCATTTATACATCCGCTGTATTTTTGGCAGTCACACCCTTTCACTGTTTTAGATTCAATTATCAAAGATGGTGAGCTGATTATTATTctgaaggaaaagaagggaGTAACAAGACTTGTTAAAAAATACGTCCACCGCAATGGAGGTAAGGCATCTATGAGACTAGCTATAGAAGGACCATATGGCTCTTCCTCTGCAGTCAATTATTATGATAATGTCTTGCTACTTACGGGGGGCACTGGTTTGCCTGGACCCATTGCACATGCAATTAAACTTGGAAAAACTTCAGCGGCAGCTGGAAAACAATCTGTAAAATTAGTGGTTGCAGTTAGAGGGTTTGACGTGCTCGAGGCTTACAAACCAGAGCTAATGTGTTTAGAGAATATGAATGTACAGCTCCACATCTACAACACAATGCAAGTTCCACCATTAACCCCCAATGATAGTTTGGATATTTCTCAACAGGATGAAAAAGCCGATGGAAAAGGTACTGTTATGGCAACAACTCTAGAAAAGTCACCTAATccatttgaatttgatggtGCTGTTTTTCATCATGGAAGACCGAATGTCGAAAAGCTTCTGCATCAGGCCGCTGACCTAAATGGCTCGTTGGCTGTGGTTTGTTGTGGGCCTCCTGTTTTCGTTGACGAAGTAAGAGATCAGACTGCAAAGATTGTTCTAGAGAAACCTGCAAAGGCAATCGAATACTTTGAAGAATACCAAAGTTGGTAG
- the FIT2 gene encoding Fit2p (Mannoprotein that is incorporated into the cell wall~similar to YOR382W), with translation MKFSTIFGAATVVTAVSAAAVSSVMTTKTITATNGGNVYTKVVTDTADPIISYSTTRTVVVSNSDATYTKVVTEGPDTTSEKSTTKTLTLTNGSGSSTNLYTKTVTQAVESSTSSSSSSSSSSSSASSSGAAPAAFQGASVGALALGLISYLL, from the coding sequence atGAAATTCTCAACTATTTTCGGAGCTGCTACAGTTGTGACTGCCGTCTCGGCAGCTGCTGTGTCAAGTGTAATGACCACTAAGACTATTACTGCTACCAACGGTGGTAATGTTTATACAAAGGTTGTTACCGATACCGCTGACCCTATCATTAGTTACAGTACCACTAGAACTGTCGTTGTCAGCAATAGTGATGCTACTTACACAAAGGTGGTCACTGAAGGACCAGATACCACTTCTGAAAAGAGTACAACAAAGACACTTACTTTGACAAACGGTTCAGGTTCGTCAACCAACCTTTACACCAAGACCGTTACTCAAGCCGTCGAATCATCTACAtcatcctcttcctcttcctcctcctcctcctcctctgcctcttcttctggTGCTGCCCCTGCTGCATTCCAAGGTGCAAGTGTCGGTGCATTGGCTCTTGGTTTGATTTCTTACTTATTATAA